In Alteribacter lacisalsi, a genomic segment contains:
- a CDS encoding NAD(P)/FAD-dependent oxidoreductase: MKLHTGSLYWPTTLKQFPSYPKLEEPAECDVLVIGGGMSGAIMAYRLSEYNVNTILVEQNTVASGSSSANTGLLQYANDKMLHSFTKKLGEETAVQFYKRCLKAIDDLEVTVRRLEYKCDFTRRKSLFYASSRSDVKKLRKEFETLRKHHFPVSLLEPHEIRSIFPFEKDLAILSDLDAEVNPFKLTTALVRQAHKNGVQVYENTEVLGHDFSGTQGGNHTFRTPKGVIEAKHVIYCTGYATAEFATIKKAVLNRTYAIVTHPVKDLSAWHDRALIWETKQPYLYMRTTPDNRIIAGGLDEPVSEPAEEPGVLREKGDELLELVRWHFPHISNLAIAHEWSAAFGESKDGLPFIGKHPKHKNVYFLLGYGGNGTVYSALGADIIKDLILYGFSHDSPYVELGR, encoded by the coding sequence ATGAAACTGCATACGGGAAGCCTCTACTGGCCGACTACCTTAAAACAATTTCCTTCCTACCCGAAGCTGGAAGAACCCGCCGAATGTGATGTACTGGTGATTGGCGGCGGGATGAGCGGTGCAATAATGGCGTACCGCCTTTCTGAATACAATGTCAATACGATCCTTGTTGAACAGAATACGGTGGCAAGCGGTTCTTCTTCGGCCAATACCGGTCTGCTTCAATACGCCAACGATAAGATGCTTCATTCATTTACGAAAAAGCTCGGTGAAGAAACAGCCGTTCAATTTTACAAACGGTGCCTGAAAGCGATTGATGATCTTGAAGTGACTGTCCGCCGTCTTGAGTACAAATGTGACTTTACAAGAAGAAAATCCCTTTTCTATGCCAGCAGCAGATCTGATGTAAAAAAACTCCGGAAGGAATTTGAGACGCTTCGTAAGCACCATTTTCCTGTGAGTCTCCTGGAGCCACATGAGATCCGCTCGATTTTTCCCTTTGAAAAAGATCTTGCTATTCTTTCCGATCTGGACGCGGAAGTGAATCCATTCAAGCTTACAACAGCACTCGTTCGCCAGGCACACAAAAACGGTGTCCAGGTTTACGAAAATACAGAAGTCCTCGGTCACGATTTCTCCGGTACCCAAGGTGGAAATCATACCTTCCGTACCCCAAAAGGCGTTATTGAGGCGAAGCATGTGATCTACTGCACCGGCTATGCCACTGCTGAGTTTGCCACAATCAAAAAAGCGGTTCTGAACCGCACGTATGCCATCGTTACGCACCCTGTAAAAGATCTGTCTGCCTGGCATGACCGGGCACTCATCTGGGAAACAAAACAGCCCTACCTTTACATGCGCACCACCCCTGACAACAGGATCATTGCAGGGGGACTTGATGAACCCGTCTCCGAGCCGGCAGAAGAACCTGGAGTACTTAGAGAAAAAGGTGATGAGCTTCTTGAGCTTGTGCGCTGGCATTTCCCGCACATTTCTAATCTGGCTATTGCCCATGAATGGAGTGCGGCATTTGGAGAATCGAAAGACGGTCTTCCGTTTATCGGCAAACACCCGAAACACAAAAATGTCTATTTTCTCCTCGGTTACGGCGGCAACGGCACGGTTTACAGCGCGCTTGGCGCAGATATAATTAAAGACCTGATTCTATATGGCTTCAGCCACGACAGCCCGTATGTCGAGCTTGGCCGCTGA
- a CDS encoding YsnF/AvaK domain-containing protein yields the protein MSFFGMFNDKNDRHGKDENRKEVQRGHRDTEFAEDDAHIDLRQEELDIHKHRDETGDVEIHKEIVEEEQTVNVPVSHDQVVIETKAVDHQPTDEPISEEETVHIPVTAEEVDVDKHTVVTGEVTAHKRSVEESRQVHDVLHKEVADVETHGTADVVNERDE from the coding sequence ATGAGCTTTTTTGGCATGTTTAACGACAAAAATGATCGTCACGGAAAAGATGAAAATCGCAAGGAAGTACAGCGAGGGCACCGTGATACTGAGTTTGCAGAAGATGACGCTCATATCGATCTTCGTCAGGAAGAGCTGGATATTCATAAGCACCGGGATGAAACCGGGGATGTGGAAATTCACAAGGAGATCGTGGAAGAAGAACAGACCGTCAACGTCCCTGTCTCCCACGATCAGGTTGTCATTGAAACAAAAGCAGTAGATCATCAACCGACCGATGAGCCGATTTCCGAAGAGGAAACGGTTCACATCCCCGTTACTGCAGAAGAGGTCGATGTGGATAAGCATACTGTCGTCACAGGGGAAGTGACAGCCCATAAACGCTCAGTGGAAGAGAGCAGACAGGTGCATGATGTTCTTCACAAGGAAGTTGCTGATGTGGAAACCCATGGTACAGCAGACGTTGTGAATGAAAGAGACGAATAA
- a CDS encoding YsnF/AvaK domain-containing protein codes for MIARFVLIGILIGGLAGWITGYFFTGIVSGAVIGGLFYLLKGKSNGEPVERSEEANHQKFDLKEEELDIRKKRVVTGDVKVRKEVVETEKTLKIPVKREEMVIETADEEEIRIPVKEEEVHIRKQPVKIAEVDVTTEQVEEMKTIKAPVKKEVLDIDVSGDADVKENNENH; via the coding sequence ATGATTGCCAGGTTTGTTTTAATCGGAATTCTTATTGGTGGTCTTGCAGGCTGGATAACAGGGTATTTTTTTACAGGAATCGTCTCCGGCGCCGTGATCGGCGGCCTGTTTTACCTTCTTAAAGGAAAAAGTAATGGTGAGCCGGTGGAGCGTTCAGAAGAGGCGAATCATCAAAAATTCGATCTAAAGGAAGAAGAACTGGATATTAGGAAGAAACGTGTGGTTACGGGGGACGTAAAAGTCCGCAAAGAAGTTGTGGAAACAGAAAAAACGTTAAAAATTCCTGTAAAGCGTGAAGAAATGGTCATTGAAACGGCTGACGAAGAGGAAATTCGTATTCCGGTAAAAGAGGAAGAAGTTCATATTCGTAAACAACCTGTCAAAATTGCAGAGGTGGATGTAACAACCGAACAAGTTGAGGAAATGAAAACAATTAAAGCTCCTGTAAAGAAAGAGGTTCTCGATATTGATGTCAGCGGGGACGCGGACGTAAAAGAAAATAATGAGAATCATTGA
- a CDS encoding DinB family protein — MEIRELSSGEARDSRYLLDGLIETREKLLEMIDEVDDGDLYYQTQGLPAPAGYLLHLAQVELFWNKVVLQQGSVSDEDRQRFHFQEKQEISAPEGKDKSWFLARLGEVRMLTREHYMKMSDIEFKRPALEVKLKGEMVRCSPEWVLYHLIDHEAYHRGQVALIFRMMNGTREKWDHFNTPYLSM; from the coding sequence ATGGAAATCAGAGAACTTTCTTCAGGCGAAGCGCGGGATTCCCGCTATCTGCTCGATGGCTTAATTGAAACGCGTGAAAAGCTGCTCGAAATGATTGATGAAGTGGACGACGGAGATCTTTACTATCAGACACAGGGGCTTCCGGCACCGGCAGGTTACCTTCTTCATCTGGCACAGGTGGAGCTGTTCTGGAACAAAGTGGTTCTGCAGCAGGGCTCTGTCAGCGATGAGGACCGTCAACGGTTTCACTTTCAGGAAAAACAGGAGATTTCCGCACCGGAAGGCAAGGATAAGTCATGGTTTCTTGCAAGGCTCGGGGAGGTAAGAATGCTGACCCGTGAGCACTATATGAAGATGTCGGATATTGAATTCAAACGGCCGGCACTTGAGGTGAAACTGAAAGGCGAAATGGTCAGATGCTCACCGGAATGGGTGCTCTATCATCTGATTGATCATGAAGCTTATCATCGTGGACAGGTTGCCCTTATTTTCAGGATGATGAACGGCACAAGGGAAAAATGGGATCATTTTAACACTCCATATCTGTCGATGTAA
- a CDS encoding lysine N(6)-hydroxylase/L-ornithine N(5)-oxygenase family protein, whose product MNHHVYDLAGIGIGPFNLSLAALLEDTPEVDSVFFDQKPEFDWHPGMLIVGTRLQVPFMADLVTLADPTNRYSFLNYLAEKNRLYPFYFLQRLDIPRREYNDYCKWVESELNNCCFGKKVTALDYLEDEGHYSLTVQDIHSGEEETIYSRNLVLGTGSSPVLPEAFRDLASERVFHTSQFLDYQDHCRDARSITVVGSGQSAAEAFRELLKERMEHNYKLTWITRSASFFSMEESKLTVEQFSPDYVNYFYQFPQDKKDRIFATQDLLYKGISSHTITDIYNLLYENSVSNEEINVDLQVLTEVNGIREKGDTYEIECRQWEQDYEFTRESDVVIVGTGYHPNVPAFVKDISDYISWDDKGRYEVQPDYRLKVNVPNDIYVQSGISHSHGIGSTNLGLAVHRNKIIINHLLGREKYPIYEKNVFQNFDARKL is encoded by the coding sequence TTGAATCATCACGTGTACGATTTAGCAGGGATCGGGATTGGTCCCTTTAACTTAAGTCTGGCCGCTTTACTGGAGGACACGCCTGAGGTGGATTCGGTGTTTTTTGACCAGAAGCCTGAATTTGACTGGCATCCGGGGATGCTTATTGTGGGAACCCGGCTGCAGGTGCCGTTTATGGCAGACCTTGTGACACTTGCCGATCCGACGAACCGCTACAGTTTTCTCAATTATCTGGCTGAAAAGAACCGTCTGTATCCGTTTTACTTTCTTCAGCGCCTCGACATTCCGAGACGGGAGTACAATGACTACTGCAAATGGGTGGAAAGTGAGCTGAACAACTGCTGCTTCGGCAAAAAAGTCACGGCTCTGGACTACCTTGAAGACGAAGGTCATTACAGCCTTACCGTTCAGGACATCCACAGCGGTGAGGAGGAGACGATCTACAGCAGAAATCTTGTGCTCGGGACGGGAAGTTCGCCGGTTCTTCCTGAAGCGTTCAGGGATCTGGCTTCCGAGCGTGTGTTTCACACCTCACAGTTTCTCGATTACCAGGACCATTGCAGGGACGCTCGTTCGATTACCGTCGTCGGTTCCGGCCAGAGTGCAGCGGAAGCGTTTCGTGAGCTCTTAAAAGAGCGGATGGAGCACAACTATAAACTTACATGGATTACCCGCTCGGCCAGCTTTTTTTCCATGGAAGAGTCCAAGCTCACCGTTGAGCAGTTTTCACCGGATTATGTGAATTATTTCTACCAGTTCCCGCAGGATAAAAAAGACCGGATCTTCGCCACGCAGGATCTGCTGTATAAGGGAATCAGCTCCCATACGATAACCGATATCTACAACCTGCTCTATGAAAACTCTGTTTCCAATGAGGAAATAAACGTGGATCTGCAGGTTCTTACAGAAGTGAATGGGATCCGTGAAAAAGGCGATACGTATGAAATTGAGTGCCGCCAGTGGGAGCAGGATTACGAGTTCACGAGGGAAAGTGATGTGGTCATTGTCGGAACCGGCTACCACCCGAACGTGCCGGCTTTTGTAAAGGATATCAGTGACTATATTTCGTGGGATGATAAAGGACGCTACGAGGTTCAGCCCGATTACCGTCTCAAAGTGAACGTTCCGAATGACATTTATGTACAGAGCGGGATCTCCCATTCCCACGGCATCGGCTCCACGAACCTGGGGCTTGCTGTGCACCGGAACAAGATTATCATTAACCATCTTCTTGGCAGAGAAAAGTATCCGATCTATGAAAAGAACGTGTTTCAGAATTTCGATGCAAGAAAGCTCTAA
- a CDS encoding beta-ketoacyl-ACP synthase III, with protein MRAGIWGIGAYAPEHVVTNKELEQKIDTTDEWIQTRTGIKERRIAGDDVDTTDMSYFAAVDALEKSGVAAEEIELIIVATVTGEYRFPSVSAMIQDRLGAKKAAAMDIGAACAGFMYGLATAKQFVENGAYEKVLVVGTEKLSKITDWSDRNTAVLFGDGSGAAVVAPVSGDRGILSFELGSDGSGWSHIKQEKYLLMNGREVFKFAVRQMGESSLSVLHKAGLTKDDCDFLVPHQANIRIMESARQRLDLPVEKMSKTVDRYGNTSSASIPLSLMHELDNGKIKDDDIVVLVGFGAGLVWGSVAIRWGK; from the coding sequence ATGAGAGCAGGGATCTGGGGAATTGGCGCTTATGCACCTGAGCATGTAGTGACCAACAAGGAACTCGAACAGAAGATTGATACAACCGATGAATGGATTCAGACCCGTACGGGGATAAAAGAGAGAAGGATTGCCGGGGACGATGTGGACACCACTGACATGTCCTATTTTGCCGCAGTGGATGCACTCGAAAAATCCGGTGTTGCGGCCGAGGAAATCGAATTGATCATCGTGGCGACAGTAACCGGGGAGTACCGCTTCCCATCAGTTTCAGCGATGATTCAGGACCGGCTCGGAGCCAAGAAAGCAGCGGCTATGGATATCGGTGCCGCCTGTGCCGGTTTTATGTACGGCCTGGCTACAGCGAAGCAGTTCGTTGAAAACGGCGCCTATGAAAAAGTGCTGGTCGTGGGTACAGAAAAACTGTCCAAGATAACAGACTGGAGCGACCGCAATACCGCAGTGCTATTCGGGGACGGTTCCGGTGCTGCAGTAGTGGCTCCGGTATCGGGTGACCGGGGAATTCTGTCGTTCGAGCTCGGTTCCGATGGCAGCGGCTGGTCTCACATCAAACAGGAAAAGTACCTGTTGATGAACGGACGGGAAGTGTTCAAATTTGCCGTACGCCAGATGGGCGAATCGTCACTGAGTGTGCTTCATAAAGCAGGCTTGACGAAGGACGACTGTGATTTTCTCGTTCCGCACCAGGCAAATATCCGTATCATGGAAAGTGCGAGGCAGCGTCTGGATCTGCCGGTGGAGAAGATGAGTAAAACCGTGGACCGCTACGGAAACACGTCTTCTGCTTCCATACCGCTTTCTTTAATGCACGAACTTGATAATGGTAAAATTAAAGATGATGACATTGTCGTATTAGTCGGATTCGGGGCAGGCCTCGTGTGGGGTTCTGTCGCGATCCGCTGGGGAAAATAG
- the fabF gene encoding beta-ketoacyl-ACP synthase II, whose amino-acid sequence MKKNRVVVTGMGAVTPLANDLAQTWTKLINGESGIDIFDRYPEADFPTKVAGEAKDFDPADFMDKRDARKMDRFTQFAVAAAHMAVKDADLTIDESNADRTGVWIGSGIGGMETYEKQFRLYEKRGHRRVSPFFVPMLIPDMASGQVSIQLGAKGINSCSVTACASGANSIGDAFKVIERGDADIMITGGAEAPLTEMSFAGFTSAQAMSRNDDPKTASRPFDKNRDGFVMGEGSGILILESLENAEKRGARIYGEIVGYGATGDAYHLTAPAPEGEGGVRAMRQALNDAGLAPEEITYMNAHGTSTEYNDKYETIAAKTVFGDHARKLAISSTKSMTGHLLGAAGAIEAIFSVKAIEEGVIPPTMNLETPDEDCDLDYVPNEARRQEVNAVLSNSLGFGGHNATLVFKKYTK is encoded by the coding sequence ATGAAAAAGAATCGTGTAGTAGTAACCGGCATGGGTGCGGTTACACCTTTAGCAAATGATCTGGCACAGACGTGGACAAAACTGATTAACGGCGAATCGGGGATTGATATTTTTGACCGGTACCCGGAGGCTGATTTTCCAACAAAGGTGGCGGGCGAAGCGAAAGACTTCGACCCTGCCGACTTTATGGACAAGCGTGATGCCCGCAAAATGGACCGCTTTACACAGTTTGCGGTTGCAGCGGCACATATGGCGGTAAAGGACGCAGACCTGACGATTGACGAGTCGAATGCGGACCGTACCGGAGTCTGGATTGGATCAGGAATTGGCGGGATGGAGACATACGAAAAGCAGTTCCGTCTTTATGAAAAGCGCGGCCACCGCCGTGTGAGCCCGTTTTTTGTCCCGATGCTCATTCCGGACATGGCAAGTGGACAGGTATCCATCCAGCTTGGGGCAAAAGGAATCAACAGCTGTTCGGTAACAGCGTGTGCATCCGGTGCCAACTCCATCGGCGATGCGTTTAAAGTGATTGAGCGCGGCGATGCGGACATCATGATTACAGGGGGCGCGGAGGCGCCGCTTACGGAAATGTCCTTTGCCGGCTTTACAAGTGCGCAGGCCATGAGCCGTAATGACGATCCGAAAACCGCGTCACGTCCGTTTGATAAAAACCGTGATGGCTTTGTGATGGGTGAAGGGTCGGGAATTCTCATTCTTGAATCCCTTGAAAATGCAGAAAAACGGGGCGCCCGTATTTACGGGGAAATTGTTGGATACGGCGCCACTGGTGATGCTTATCACCTTACCGCACCTGCTCCGGAAGGGGAAGGCGGCGTCCGTGCTATGCGTCAGGCGCTGAACGATGCAGGACTCGCTCCTGAAGAGATCACGTACATGAATGCTCATGGGACAAGCACGGAGTACAATGACAAGTACGAAACGATTGCGGCAAAAACCGTATTCGGCGACCATGCCCGTAAGCTCGCGATCAGCTCAACGAAATCCATGACCGGCCACCTGCTCGGTGCAGCCGGGGCGATTGAGGCGATCTTCTCGGTCAAGGCGATTGAAGAAGGCGTGATCCCGCCGACGATGAACCTGGAAACACCGGACGAAGACTGCGACCTCGACTACGTGCCGAACGAAGCGCGCCGTCAGGAAGTCAACGCCGTTCTCAGTAACTCGCTCGGCTTTGGCGGCCACAACGCGACGCTGGTGTTTAAAAAATATACAAAATAA
- a CDS encoding DUF4181 domain-containing protein has product MNVEFIIFMVGFIAVMFIVDFILKRSLGIKQQNFFYRWKSRSEKITMAIVLGLYFIFAGIIVFTTEVSSSVFLLIFGSFVLVFLVRGVFELRHEKEKKEYVLSFTGSAIIFLFLVLGVMLFPGETLS; this is encoded by the coding sequence GTGAATGTGGAATTCATCATTTTTATGGTCGGTTTTATAGCAGTGATGTTTATTGTTGATTTTATCCTGAAGCGATCTCTTGGCATTAAGCAGCAGAATTTTTTTTACAGATGGAAAAGCAGATCGGAGAAAATAACGATGGCTATTGTCCTGGGATTGTATTTTATTTTCGCAGGAATCATTGTGTTTACTACCGAGGTTTCTAGCAGTGTGTTTTTACTTATTTTCGGATCATTTGTGCTGGTGTTTCTCGTTCGGGGTGTTTTTGAGTTGCGTCATGAAAAAGAGAAAAAAGAATATGTGCTTTCATTTACGGGGTCAGCAATCATATTTCTTTTCCTTGTGCTTGGGGTTATGCTGTTCCCGGGGGAGACGCTGTCATAG
- a CDS encoding DUF4181 domain-containing protein, which yields MIGIFFIVAGLYIILVLYGDKKLRKRVGAEKRTYLQPDQRKMEKSRGHKTAEWIIGIFFVVWMGLGLFLEAVPFPGFLPFLVLIVFLLANGFFQYRNERERREHVLSFYNAGAITLFFIFTVVFFDMSF from the coding sequence ATGATAGGCATTTTTTTCATTGTCGCAGGGCTGTATATAATTTTAGTGTTATATGGTGATAAAAAATTAAGAAAGCGAGTCGGAGCAGAAAAAAGAACGTATCTCCAGCCGGATCAAAGAAAAATGGAGAAAAGTCGTGGACATAAAACGGCAGAGTGGATTATCGGTATCTTTTTTGTCGTGTGGATGGGTTTGGGTCTATTTCTGGAAGCCGTTCCATTCCCCGGATTTTTACCGTTTCTCGTTCTAATTGTATTTCTGCTTGCCAACGGTTTCTTTCAATACCGGAATGAAAGAGAAAGGCGGGAACACGTCCTCTCTTTTTACAATGCGGGTGCAATTACTTTGTTTTTTATCTTTACAGTTGTCTTTTTTGATATGTCATTCTGA
- a CDS encoding O-methyltransferase, whose translation MSINDYIHNLFVHEDEALKRIPETLEQNDMPKISVPGETGKLLTLLVKLTGAKNVLEVGSLGGYSSIWLARGLPEKGKLTSLELEEKHARVARENVAHAGLDDKVTYVTGDAIETFSDLVSEGETYDFFFIDADKGNYIPYLEAALLCAEPGAIIAADNVLWGGRVADAENNEEDTEHIRRYNEFVAGDDRLESMLIPIGDGLLVSRVKE comes from the coding sequence ATGAGCATAAACGATTACATTCACAATTTGTTCGTACACGAAGACGAAGCACTTAAGCGGATTCCGGAAACGCTGGAGCAGAACGACATGCCGAAAATCAGTGTCCCCGGGGAAACAGGGAAGCTTTTAACCCTGCTCGTGAAACTGACAGGCGCAAAGAACGTGCTGGAAGTCGGTTCGCTCGGCGGCTACAGCAGTATCTGGCTTGCCAGGGGACTTCCTGAAAAGGGAAAGCTGACCTCCCTTGAACTCGAGGAAAAGCATGCACGGGTGGCGCGGGAAAACGTGGCGCACGCCGGGCTTGATGATAAAGTAACCTACGTTACCGGGGATGCGATTGAAACCTTTTCCGATCTCGTATCAGAAGGGGAGACGTACGATTTCTTCTTTATCGATGCGGATAAAGGAAACTACATCCCTTATCTTGAAGCCGCCCTTCTCTGTGCGGAGCCGGGGGCGATTATTGCTGCAGACAATGTGCTCTGGGGCGGCCGTGTGGCGGATGCGGAAAATAACGAGGAAGATACGGAGCATATCCGCCGCTACAACGAATTTGTTGCCGGTGACGACCGTCTGGAATCGATGCTGATTCCAATTGGCGATGGCCTTTTAGTCAGCCGGGTGAAAGAATAA
- a CDS encoding PstS family phosphate ABC transporter substrate-binding protein — translation MDQLGTKIGYSFLITLLALFAGVIGTVFATLVSQHYLFYSYYIPAFVIGFWVILNLGVFRLLKGNVFRVSLLIFSSLAAAVLIGFQIYQGWYDSLEIADGQEVDLYQYKPFQEHTKAVSLDMEASFSLQAGDELPVLDGATALYPVYSAFAQAVYPEQDYDLFDSEVMANQTHRAYASLINGDVDMIFAAGPSDFQLERADEQGVELEFTPIGREAFVFFVNARNPVTNLTIEEIQGIYSGEITDWSEVGGGNEVIRAFQRPPDSGSQTALENLMEGHTLMDAPTDDVVTGMGGIISETANYRNHRNAIGYSFRFFSTVMIENHNIRHLQIEGVPPTPETIRDGTYPIADSFYAVTAGSDNPNIDPFLEWILSEEGQEFIERTGYVPVE, via the coding sequence ATGGATCAACTCGGGACTAAAATCGGTTATTCTTTTCTGATTACCCTTCTCGCGCTGTTTGCCGGTGTCATTGGAACGGTCTTTGCCACCCTTGTTTCCCAGCATTATCTGTTTTACAGCTATTACATACCTGCTTTTGTGATCGGTTTCTGGGTTATCCTGAATCTGGGCGTCTTCAGACTGCTTAAGGGAAATGTATTCAGAGTGAGTCTCCTCATTTTCAGCTCTCTCGCTGCTGCTGTTCTGATCGGATTTCAAATCTATCAGGGCTGGTACGACAGCCTTGAAATTGCTGACGGCCAGGAAGTGGATCTTTATCAGTACAAGCCGTTCCAGGAACATACGAAAGCTGTTTCACTCGATATGGAAGCATCATTCTCTCTTCAGGCCGGGGACGAACTTCCCGTTCTTGACGGGGCAACGGCCCTTTATCCGGTTTATTCGGCGTTCGCACAGGCGGTGTACCCTGAACAGGATTATGACCTGTTCGACAGCGAAGTGATGGCGAACCAGACACACCGGGCCTACGCCAGCCTGATCAACGGGGATGTGGATATGATTTTTGCCGCCGGTCCGTCGGATTTTCAGCTGGAGAGGGCAGATGAACAGGGAGTCGAACTGGAATTCACCCCGATCGGCCGGGAGGCCTTCGTATTTTTTGTTAACGCACGCAATCCGGTTACAAACTTAACGATTGAAGAAATCCAGGGGATTTACTCAGGTGAAATCACAGACTGGTCGGAAGTCGGCGGCGGGAACGAAGTGATCCGCGCCTTTCAGCGGCCGCCCGACAGCGGCAGCCAGACAGCCCTTGAAAACCTGATGGAAGGTCACACGCTGATGGATGCCCCAACGGACGACGTGGTCACCGGGATGGGCGGGATTATCAGTGAAACCGCCAATTATCGAAATCACCGCAACGCCATCGGCTATTCGTTCCGTTTCTTTTCCACCGTGATGATCGAAAATCATAACATCAGACACCTTCAAATTGAAGGAGTGCCGCCCACTCCTGAAACGATTCGTGACGGAACCTATCCAATTGCTGATTCGTTCTACGCTGTGACGGCGGGCTCGGACAATCCGAACATTGACCCATTTCTGGAGTGGATCCTAAGCGAAGAAGGTCAGGAATTCATCGAACGTACCGGCTATGTTCCGGTAGAGTGA
- a CDS encoding SDR family oxidoreductase, whose product MENVNGKVVVVTGASSGIGEAIAYRAAEQKADVVLAARRTGRLDKLKARIESETGQRALVVETDVTDRSQVEALVEKTKSEFGKIDVLVNNAGVMLLSFMAKDKVDEWEKMVDVNVKGVLFGVHAALPSMLEQDSGHIINVSSVAGHEVFASSSVYSATKYAVRALSMGLEKELSKTGVRVTNISPGAVESELAEHITDDDILERFKERAGEMKKLQADDIANAVLYAVSQPPAVNVNEVVVRPLQK is encoded by the coding sequence ATGGAAAACGTGAATGGAAAAGTTGTTGTTGTAACCGGAGCAAGCAGCGGAATTGGAGAAGCGATTGCATACCGGGCGGCAGAACAGAAAGCCGATGTCGTTCTTGCTGCCCGCAGAACCGGCCGTCTTGATAAGCTGAAAGCCCGGATTGAATCAGAAACGGGCCAGCGGGCACTTGTAGTAGAAACGGACGTAACCGATCGCAGTCAGGTTGAAGCGCTCGTGGAAAAAACAAAAAGTGAGTTCGGCAAAATTGATGTGCTTGTCAACAATGCCGGTGTGATGCTCCTTTCCTTTATGGCGAAGGACAAAGTTGATGAGTGGGAGAAGATGGTGGATGTGAACGTAAAAGGTGTTCTTTTTGGCGTTCATGCCGCCCTGCCATCCATGCTTGAGCAGGACAGCGGCCATATTATAAACGTGTCTTCCGTTGCCGGTCATGAAGTATTTGCCTCAAGCAGCGTGTACAGTGCAACAAAGTATGCCGTTCGTGCCCTTAGTATGGGACTGGAAAAGGAACTGTCAAAAACAGGCGTGCGTGTGACGAACATTTCTCCCGGTGCAGTGGAGTCCGAGCTGGCCGAGCATATTACGGATGACGATATTCTTGAGCGCTTTAAGGAGCGTGCCGGAGAAATGAAGAAGCTCCAGGCAGATGATATCGCCAATGCCGTTCTTTATGCAGTCAGCCAGCCGCCGGCGGTCAATGTGAACGAAGTGGTTGTTAGACCGCTGCAGAAATAG
- a CDS encoding stage VI sporulation protein F has protein sequence MFNMFKGFEKKTGVKMDSVIKLANSVKNANFKDEATVRDLIQRVSKLANRKITKEKEDQLVQTILSGKTPKDLGAIKKMMDEKK, from the coding sequence ATGTTTAATATGTTTAAAGGGTTTGAAAAGAAAACCGGGGTCAAAATGGATTCCGTTATTAAACTGGCCAACTCTGTAAAAAACGCCAATTTTAAAGACGAGGCAACGGTCCGGGATCTGATCCAGCGCGTATCAAAGCTGGCAAACAGAAAGATTACGAAAGAAAAGGAAGACCAGCTCGTGCAGACGATCCTCAGTGGTAAAACACCAAAGGATCTCGGGGCCATTAAGAAAATGATGGATGAGAAAAAATAA